One Chlamydia sp. DNA window includes the following coding sequences:
- the miaA gene encoding tRNA (adenosine(37)-N6)-dimethylallyltransferase MiaA, whose translation MPSPISSGSVASIAVCSDPQKSFSKMFKRTVILLAGPTGSGKTAVSLKLAPLVDGEIVSVDSMQVYQGMDIGTAKVSLAIRKAVPHHLIDVCHVQESFNAVDFYYHAIQACQDILSRNKVPILVGGTGFYFHTFLAGPPSGPSPDFILREQLTLEAQELGIGALYQELEKLDPTYAATITKHDKNKIIRALEIIRKTGNKVSSYFWQSTVNKSEEYHCRGWFLSPDPELLRHNLEERCDQMLKEGLLDEIKTLLAWGIRENTSASRAIGYREWIEFLDQGSPIELFEIVRKKFIANTWRYTKKQRTWFKRYSLFKELHPMGMTLDDMAKKIAQDYFLCG comes from the coding sequence ATGCCCTCACCAATTTCTTCAGGATCTGTTGCTAGCATCGCAGTGTGTTCAGATCCTCAAAAATCTTTTTCAAAAATGTTTAAACGAACAGTAATCTTGTTAGCAGGACCAACAGGCTCTGGAAAGACTGCGGTCTCTCTCAAGTTAGCCCCTCTTGTTGATGGAGAAATAGTTTCAGTAGATTCCATGCAGGTATACCAGGGAATGGATATAGGAACAGCAAAGGTTTCTTTAGCCATTCGTAAAGCTGTCCCTCATCACTTGATCGACGTTTGTCATGTGCAAGAGTCTTTTAATGCTGTTGATTTCTATTATCATGCTATACAGGCTTGTCAAGATATTTTATCGCGAAATAAAGTTCCGATTCTTGTGGGAGGGACAGGATTTTATTTTCATACTTTTCTAGCTGGCCCTCCTTCTGGTCCTTCTCCGGATTTTATCTTACGAGAGCAACTTACATTAGAGGCTCAAGAATTAGGGATAGGTGCTCTGTATCAAGAATTAGAGAAATTGGATCCAACTTATGCAGCAACTATCACCAAACACGATAAGAATAAAATCATTCGTGCTTTAGAGATAATTCGGAAGACAGGGAATAAGGTGTCTAGCTATTTTTGGCAATCCACAGTCAATAAATCAGAAGAATATCATTGTCGAGGTTGGTTTTTATCCCCAGATCCAGAGCTATTACGCCATAATCTTGAGGAGAGATGCGACCAAATGTTAAAAGAAGGCCTTTTGGATGAGATCAAAACTCTTTTAGCTTGGGGGATTAGAGAAAATACATCGGCATCTCGGGCAATTGGATATAGAGAATGGATAGAATTTTTAGATCAAGGGAGTCCTATAGAGTTGTTCGAAATTGTTAGGAAAAAATTCATTGCTAACACTTGGCGTTATACGAAAAAACAGCGCACGTGGTTTAAGCGTTATTCTCTGTTCAAAGAGCTCCATCCCATGGGGATGACTCTCGATGATATGGCCAAAAAGATAGCGCAAGACTACTTTCTATGTGGCTAG
- a CDS encoding KH domain-containing protein, translating into MEDFAAYIVKNLVTDPNSVEIRSSEDSASATIKLEIRVASEDIGKIIGRKGQTIQALRTILKRIGARLQKKVLIELTQPESNTLMNDEELSLDYMTVSSVEDFEEDSTFIEDEEPTATVRTLAGACHSCSCSHHHD; encoded by the coding sequence ATGGAAGATTTTGCAGCGTATATCGTTAAAAATTTAGTCACTGATCCTAATTCTGTCGAGATTCGATCATCCGAAGATAGCGCCAGCGCAACCATTAAGCTGGAAATCCGTGTAGCCTCCGAGGACATTGGAAAAATCATCGGTAGAAAAGGACAAACCATACAAGCATTAAGAACTATTCTGAAACGCATCGGTGCCAGATTACAGAAGAAAGTTCTTATTGAGCTTACTCAACCAGAAAGCAATACTCTTATGAATGACGAAGAGTTATCGTTAGATTACATGACGGTATCTTCCGTCGAAGATTTCGAGGAAGATTCTACTTTCATTGAAGATGAAGAGCCTACAGCCACCGTACGCACTCTGGCTGGCGCATGCCACAGCTGCAGCTGCTCTCATCATCATGATTAG
- a CDS encoding NUDIX domain-containing protein — translation MMKTKHEYSFGVIPIRFFGTPDRSTLKACFICHTDGKHWGFPKGHAEEKEGPQEAAERELVEETGLGVVNFFPKIFVENYSFNDKEEIFVRKEVTYFLAEVKGEVHADPNEICDVQWLSLQEGLRLLNFPEIRNIVTEADRFVQSYLFAS, via the coding sequence ATGATGAAAACTAAGCACGAATATTCTTTTGGCGTTATTCCTATCAGATTTTTTGGTACTCCGGATAGAAGTACTTTAAAGGCTTGTTTTATCTGCCATACAGATGGAAAACATTGGGGTTTTCCTAAGGGGCATGCTGAGGAAAAAGAGGGCCCTCAGGAAGCCGCAGAGAGAGAGCTTGTTGAAGAAACTGGTTTAGGAGTTGTTAATTTTTTCCCAAAAATATTTGTGGAAAACTATTCTTTTAATGACAAAGAAGAAATTTTTGTTCGTAAAGAGGTGACCTACTTTCTTGCGGAAGTGAAAGGAGAGGTGCACGCGGATCCTAATGAAATTTGCGATGTACAGTGGCTGAGCTTGCAAGAAGGATTACGTCTTTTGAATTTTCCAGAAATTCGTAATATTGTTACGGAAGCAGATAGATTTGTTCAAAGCTATTTGTTTGCTTCATAA
- the fabF gene encoding beta-ketoacyl-ACP synthase II, which produces MNKKRVVVTGMGIVSCLGNEIESFYDSLLAGISGVRTITSFSCDDYATRFAGWIEEFNPEPYLDRKQARRVDPFITYAVVAAKKAIAMSRWDQDTLPAGPHRCGVIIGSGMGGLRTLDEGIEKLSAGHRKLSPFFIPYIITNMAPALIAMDYGLMGPNYSISTACATANYCIDAAYQHLIEGRADVIVCGGTEAAINRVGLAGFIANRALSERNDAPEQASRPWDRDRDGFVLGEGAGVLVLETLDNALKREAPIFAEVLGTYTTCDAFHITAPRDDGEGISACVLGALDKAGIPKERVNYINAHGTSTPLGDLSEVLAMKKAFGSHVKNLRMNSTKSLIGHCLGAAGGVEAVATIQAIQTGKLHPTINIDNPIAEIEEFDVVANKAQDWDVDVAMSNSFGFGGHNSTILFSRYEPSL; this is translated from the coding sequence ATGAACAAAAAACGTGTAGTTGTCACCGGAATGGGAATAGTCTCTTGCCTTGGGAATGAAATAGAATCTTTCTATGATAGTTTATTGGCAGGGATTAGTGGAGTGCGCACTATTACTTCCTTCTCTTGTGATGACTATGCTACACGCTTTGCTGGATGGATAGAAGAATTTAACCCAGAACCTTATTTAGATAGGAAGCAAGCTAGACGTGTCGACCCTTTTATTACCTATGCGGTTGTAGCTGCAAAAAAAGCGATCGCGATGTCTCGTTGGGATCAGGATACCCTTCCTGCGGGTCCTCATCGTTGTGGGGTTATTATTGGGTCTGGGATGGGAGGATTACGGACTCTTGATGAGGGAATCGAGAAATTATCAGCAGGACATAGAAAATTATCACCGTTTTTTATCCCTTATATCATAACTAACATGGCTCCAGCTTTGATCGCTATGGACTATGGTTTGATGGGGCCAAATTATTCTATTTCAACAGCTTGTGCAACAGCTAACTACTGCATTGATGCTGCTTACCAGCATCTTATTGAGGGGCGCGCGGATGTGATCGTTTGTGGAGGGACCGAAGCTGCGATTAATCGTGTTGGCTTAGCTGGGTTTATTGCGAATCGTGCGTTGTCAGAGAGAAACGATGCTCCTGAGCAGGCTTCTCGTCCTTGGGATAGAGATCGGGATGGTTTTGTTCTTGGGGAGGGAGCGGGCGTTCTTGTTTTAGAGACTCTTGATAATGCTCTGAAGAGAGAGGCTCCGATTTTTGCTGAGGTACTTGGAACATACACAACATGTGATGCTTTTCATATTACTGCTCCTAGAGACGATGGGGAAGGAATCTCGGCTTGTGTACTGGGAGCCTTGGATAAAGCTGGCATTCCTAAGGAACGTGTGAATTATATTAATGCACACGGAACTTCTACTCCTTTGGGGGATTTATCTGAGGTGTTGGCTATGAAGAAGGCTTTTGGATCTCATGTTAAAAATTTGCGAATGAATTCAACTAAATCATTGATAGGGCATTGTTTGGGAGCTGCAGGAGGGGTAGAGGCTGTAGCTACTATTCAGGCTATTCAGACAGGGAAGTTGCACCCCACAATTAATATAGATAATCCGATAGCAGAAATAGAAGAGTTTGATGTGGTTGCGAATAAAGCCCAGGATTGGGATGTTGACGTAGCTATGTCGAACTCTTTCGGTTTCGGCGGACATAATTCAACGATATTATTTTCGAGGTATGAACCTTCACTATGA
- a CDS encoding AMP-binding protein: MRDNRNTTQRKRGKLRSEKTVLRSFLKLCAEMTTATVFGDEQLGKLSYNQVYKAVCALATRLAKYPDEYIGIMIPASAGAYIAYFATLLSGKIPVMINWSQGLREVTACANLVGVTHVITAKPLMQKLGQTHGEDAKYPFSFIFLDEVRKQLTFWDKCRIAICTAIPFEWMMRWFGVFDKKPEDVAVILFTSGTEKLPKGVPLTNASLLANQKACFDFFSPKEDDVMMSFLPPFHAFGFNSCTLFPLLAGVPVVFAYNPLYAKKIVEMIDETKVTLLGSTPIFFSYILNTAKKSETSLPSLRLVVIGGDVFKHSLYQEALQTFPHVQLRQGYGTTECSPVVTINTANSPKHESCVGIPVRGMEVLIISEETKLPVSTGVTGLVLVRGTSLFKGYLGEDFGHGFMELAGEMWYVTGDLGYVDRHGELFLKGRLSRFVKIGAEMVSLEALESILIEGCGQSEADHPLVVCGLPGEKERLCLFTIFPTSVQEVNDILKNSKTSNLLKISYHHQIEVIPMLGTGKPDYCSLNALAKQLFSE, from the coding sequence ATGCGAGATAATAGGAATACAACTCAACGTAAACGTGGGAAATTACGCTCAGAGAAAACAGTTTTACGTAGTTTTTTGAAGCTTTGTGCGGAAATGACCACTGCAACTGTTTTTGGGGATGAGCAACTTGGAAAACTGTCCTACAATCAAGTGTATAAGGCTGTCTGCGCTTTAGCTACACGTTTGGCTAAATATCCTGATGAGTACATTGGCATCATGATACCAGCGTCAGCAGGTGCTTATATTGCTTATTTTGCCACTCTGCTGTCTGGAAAAATCCCCGTTATGATTAATTGGAGCCAGGGGCTTCGTGAAGTTACGGCATGTGCGAACCTTGTTGGAGTAACACATGTGATTACAGCAAAGCCTCTTATGCAAAAGTTGGGGCAAACTCATGGGGAAGACGCAAAGTATCCGTTCTCCTTCATTTTTCTAGATGAAGTTCGTAAGCAGTTAACGTTTTGGGATAAATGTCGTATTGCAATCTGTACAGCAATCCCTTTTGAATGGATGATGAGATGGTTTGGAGTATTTGATAAAAAACCTGAAGATGTTGCTGTAATCTTATTTACATCGGGGACAGAAAAACTTCCTAAAGGAGTACCTCTTACTAACGCTTCGTTGCTTGCTAATCAAAAAGCTTGTTTTGATTTCTTTTCTCCTAAAGAAGACGACGTAATGATGTCATTTCTTCCTCCTTTTCATGCTTTCGGATTCAATTCTTGTACTTTATTCCCACTTCTTGCCGGGGTCCCTGTTGTTTTTGCGTACAATCCTCTTTATGCGAAGAAGATTGTCGAGATGATTGATGAGACAAAAGTTACGTTGTTAGGAAGTACTCCGATCTTTTTCAGCTATATTCTGAATACTGCCAAGAAAAGTGAGACTTCATTGCCCTCTTTGCGATTAGTTGTCATTGGAGGAGACGTTTTTAAACACTCTTTGTATCAAGAAGCGTTGCAAACATTCCCACATGTTCAATTGCGTCAAGGATATGGAACTACAGAATGTTCTCCAGTCGTCACTATCAATACTGCAAACAGTCCGAAACACGAATCTTGTGTGGGGATCCCTGTTAGAGGAATGGAAGTGTTAATTATTTCTGAAGAGACGAAATTACCTGTGTCGACAGGGGTAACCGGGTTAGTATTGGTGCGAGGGACTTCTCTATTTAAAGGATATCTGGGAGAAGATTTCGGACATGGATTCATGGAATTAGCTGGGGAGATGTGGTATGTAACTGGAGATCTTGGTTATGTCGATCGCCACGGAGAGTTATTCTTAAAAGGCCGGTTGAGTCGTTTTGTCAAGATAGGCGCGGAAATGGTAAGTCTAGAAGCTTTGGAAAGCATTCTAATAGAGGGATGTGGGCAAAGCGAAGCAGATCATCCGCTAGTTGTTTGTGGTCTTCCAGGAGAGAAAGAACGTCTCTGTCTCTTTACCATATTTCCAACTTCTGTTCAGGAAGTAAATGATATCTTAAAAAACTCAAAAACAAGTAATTTATTAAAGATCTCTTATCATCACCAGATAGAAGTAATTCCCATGTTGGGGACGGGGAAACCTGATTACTGTTCATTAAACGCTTTGGCAAAACAGTTATTTAGCGAATAG
- the rsfS gene encoding ribosome silencing factor — translation MDSFCLNLLKVIVKAIDNKKGRNPVVLDVKKISQLTDYFVFVEGNVGVHVKAVADTIIEELKKLKVYPLNVEGLSHSDWVVIDYGFIVIHLFVSSVREQYCLEELWKDGVIITSDWLAS, via the coding sequence ATGGATTCGTTTTGTTTAAATTTATTAAAGGTAATTGTTAAAGCTATTGATAACAAAAAGGGCCGCAATCCTGTTGTTTTGGATGTTAAGAAGATTTCCCAGTTAACAGACTATTTCGTCTTTGTTGAGGGAAATGTCGGGGTTCATGTTAAGGCTGTAGCGGATACAATTATAGAGGAGTTAAAAAAGCTAAAAGTTTATCCATTAAATGTGGAAGGACTTAGTCATAGTGATTGGGTTGTTATTGATTACGGTTTTATCGTTATCCATTTATTTGTCTCTTCTGTGCGAGAACAGTATTGCTTAGAAGAGTTATGGAAAGATGGAGTGATCATTACGTCTGATTGGCTAGCTTCTTAA
- the mqnC gene encoding cyclic dehypoxanthinyl futalosine synthase — protein MGSSARISFQEGLHLFLFSPLEELRIRADSLRKDRHPQNVVTYVLDANPNYTNICKIDCSFCAFYRKPYAPDAYLLSFDKFRQLMQRYVQAGIKTVLLQGGVHPEIDINYLETLVSITKQEFPSLHPHFFSAVEISHAAQISGISTERALERLWEAGQRTIPGGGAEILSERIRKLISPKKMEPNGWIQFHKLAHRLGFRSTATMMFGHVESAEDILLHLQTLRDAQDENPGFFSFIPWSYKPNHTALGRRVPHQASPELYYRILAIARIFLDNFDHIAASWFGEGKEAGLRGLFYGANDFGGTILDESVHKCTGWDLQSSEQEIRTMLLDAGFTPIERDTFYRPLSFV, from the coding sequence ATGGGATCTTCAGCAAGAATTTCTTTCCAAGAAGGGCTTCACCTTTTTCTCTTTTCCCCCTTGGAAGAGCTTCGTATCCGCGCAGATTCTCTGCGTAAAGATCGCCATCCCCAAAATGTCGTTACTTATGTTTTAGATGCCAATCCTAACTATACAAACATTTGTAAAATAGATTGCTCTTTTTGTGCTTTCTACAGAAAGCCGTATGCCCCTGACGCCTACTTGCTCTCTTTTGATAAATTTCGTCAACTAATGCAACGCTATGTTCAAGCCGGCATCAAAACCGTTTTACTGCAAGGGGGAGTACATCCAGAAATCGATATAAATTACTTAGAAACTCTTGTATCGATAACCAAACAAGAATTTCCCTCTTTACACCCGCATTTTTTTTCTGCAGTAGAAATCTCTCATGCCGCTCAAATATCAGGAATTTCTACAGAGCGTGCTCTAGAACGTCTTTGGGAAGCAGGACAACGCACAATCCCTGGAGGAGGAGCAGAAATCTTATCCGAACGCATCCGTAAACTCATATCTCCTAAAAAGATGGAACCTAATGGCTGGATACAATTCCATAAACTTGCGCATCGTCTAGGGTTTCGCTCGACTGCAACCATGATGTTTGGACATGTGGAGAGTGCGGAGGATATTCTTCTGCATTTGCAAACTCTCCGAGATGCTCAAGACGAAAACCCTGGATTTTTTAGCTTCATCCCTTGGAGTTATAAGCCTAACCACACAGCTTTGGGAAGACGAGTTCCTCACCAAGCATCTCCCGAGCTCTATTATCGTATTCTCGCTATTGCAAGAATCTTTTTAGATAATTTCGATCACATCGCAGCATCTTGGTTCGGCGAGGGGAAAGAAGCAGGATTACGGGGGCTGTTCTATGGAGCCAATGATTTTGGGGGAACTATTCTCGATGAAAGCGTTCACAAATGCACAGGGTGGGATTTACAGAGTTCAGAGCAAGAAATCCGTACAATGCTCCTTGACGCAGGCTTTACTCCTATAGAACGTGATACGTTCTATCGTCCACTTTCTTTTGTTTAA
- a CDS encoding anti-sigma factor antagonist (This anti-anti-sigma factor, or anti-sigma factor antagonist, belongs to a family that includes characterized members SpoIIAA, RsbV, RsfA, and RsfB.), with protein MEWIAREYKNIFIVTLKGDLDAVTVPTLEDFLTKSIEKGRVNVLLNMEKVFYMSSAGLRLLLSLAKLTQNHKGKLCICCLRDEVADIMRIAGLDKVITMRKTEQESFSDF; from the coding sequence ATGGAATGGATAGCAAGAGAATATAAAAATATTTTTATTGTGACTTTGAAAGGAGATTTGGATGCTGTAACTGTTCCTACTTTAGAAGATTTTTTGACAAAATCTATTGAGAAAGGTCGGGTGAACGTTCTCTTAAATATGGAAAAAGTTTTTTATATGAGTAGTGCTGGCCTGCGATTACTTCTTTCATTAGCAAAATTAACACAAAATCATAAGGGGAAGCTCTGTATCTGTTGTCTTAGAGATGAGGTTGCTGATATCATGCGTATCGCAGGATTAGATAAAGTAATCACCATGCGTAAAACAGAACAAGAATCTTTTAGTGATTTTTAA
- a CDS encoding Glu/Leu/Phe/Val dehydrogenase, with amino-acid sequence MKYSLQIEDLHIEGYEQVLKITCESVRLVAVIAIHQTKVGPALGGVRAFAYSQFDDGLQDALWLSKAMTYKALISNTGTGGGKSVIFLPQDLSHPTEDMLRAFGQAVDSLQGKYIAAEDVGISVRDIMIMSEETSYVCGLEAISGDPSVYTAHGVFLCIQETVKYLWGGEIKGKRIAIQGLGAVGRKLVHELFFAGADLIVCDRRKELLDEVVTLYEARVDEDIVSADCDILCPCALGGIINTSSINRLRCRAIVGAANNQLEHSLIGQELAARNILYAPDYLVNAGGLLNVTSPIGHPYSPKDVLQKVENIPTTLRNLYERSAQEKLDTEALANAIVEERLAAYS; translated from the coding sequence ATGAAATACTCTCTGCAGATAGAAGACCTTCATATTGAGGGATATGAACAGGTTTTAAAAATCACTTGTGAATCTGTACGGTTAGTTGCCGTGATTGCTATTCACCAAACAAAGGTAGGGCCTGCTTTGGGAGGGGTTCGAGCTTTTGCCTATTCTCAGTTCGATGATGGACTACAGGATGCTTTGTGGTTGTCAAAAGCTATGACATACAAAGCTCTCATTAGTAATACAGGAACCGGAGGCGGAAAGAGTGTAATCTTTTTGCCTCAAGATCTTTCTCATCCCACAGAAGATATGTTAAGAGCCTTTGGTCAAGCTGTTGACTCTTTACAGGGGAAATATATCGCTGCTGAGGATGTTGGAATTTCCGTTCGGGATATTATGATTATGAGTGAGGAAACTTCTTATGTTTGTGGTCTCGAGGCAATAAGCGGAGATCCTTCTGTATATACAGCTCACGGTGTGTTTTTGTGCATTCAAGAGACGGTAAAATATCTTTGGGGAGGAGAGATAAAAGGGAAGCGAATTGCTATCCAAGGATTAGGAGCGGTAGGACGTAAGTTGGTTCATGAGTTATTTTTTGCAGGCGCCGATTTAATAGTATGTGACAGAAGGAAAGAGCTTCTTGACGAAGTAGTTACTTTATATGAAGCTCGCGTTGATGAAGACATCGTGTCTGCGGATTGTGATATTTTGTGTCCATGTGCATTGGGTGGAATCATTAACACTAGTAGTATTAACAGACTTCGATGCCGAGCTATTGTTGGAGCTGCAAATAATCAACTTGAGCACTCCCTTATAGGACAGGAATTAGCTGCTCGAAATATTCTTTATGCACCGGATTATCTTGTTAATGCTGGAGGCTTGTTAAATGTAACAAGCCCGATAGGGCACCCATATTCTCCTAAAGATGTTTTGCAAAAGGTAGAGAATATACCGACGACACTCCGGAATTTATATGAACGAAGTGCTCAAGAGAAGTTAGATACGGAAGCTCTTGCCAATGCTATAGTTGAAGAGCGCTTAGCTGCCTATTCTTAG
- a CDS encoding 1-acyl-sn-glycerol-3-phosphate acyltransferase produces the protein MKIGFWRRLYEVVYTALIGCALKLRYRVSVEGLEVIGPNPHKGALFLSNHVAEIDPVILEHVFWLKFHVRPIAVDYLFNNSVVKWFLDSVRAIPVPSVVPGRDDKRLFERMEHFYVCATRALDNKESLLLYPSGRLSRNGREEIVNQHAAFTLLHRAKECDVFLVKITGLWGSSFSRYKTGSTPKLGKVFKDAIKALLWRGIFFMPKREVKVSVCQADYSVLKQFPTKQEFNTFLSDWFNQEGGETPLQVPYA, from the coding sequence ATGAAGATAGGGTTTTGGCGTAGACTATATGAAGTGGTATATACCGCTCTTATAGGGTGCGCTTTAAAGCTTCGCTATCGCGTGTCAGTTGAAGGATTAGAGGTTATTGGCCCTAATCCTCATAAAGGAGCTTTGTTTCTCTCAAACCATGTGGCTGAGATAGACCCTGTTATTTTAGAGCACGTGTTCTGGTTAAAATTTCATGTGCGGCCCATAGCCGTGGATTATTTGTTTAATAATTCTGTGGTCAAATGGTTTCTTGATTCTGTAAGAGCCATCCCTGTGCCTTCCGTCGTCCCTGGAAGGGATGACAAGCGCTTGTTTGAAAGAATGGAGCACTTCTACGTGTGTGCAACCCGGGCGTTGGATAACAAAGAGAGCTTACTTCTTTATCCATCCGGAAGATTATCGAGAAATGGAAGAGAAGAAATCGTTAATCAGCATGCTGCCTTTACGCTTTTGCACAGAGCTAAGGAATGCGACGTTTTTTTAGTAAAGATTACTGGGTTGTGGGGGAGTTCTTTTTCGAGATATAAAACGGGAAGTACACCAAAATTAGGTAAAGTATTTAAAGATGCGATAAAGGCTTTATTGTGGCGTGGAATTTTTTTCATGCCTAAACGTGAGGTAAAGGTTTCGGTTTGCCAAGCAGATTACTCGGTGTTAAAGCAGTTCCCAACGAAACAGGAATTCAATACTTTTCTCTCGGATTGGTTTAATCAAGAGGGTGGGGAGACTCCTTTGCAGGTTCCCTACGCATAG
- a CDS encoding inositol monophosphatase family protein, with product MFSLLIDCQKAAEIVVTQAMLLLMRYRKAHKWIPSWRKPDQTYVTPADYAIQYYFYRRLTSLFPHIPLVGEETFNPIEDQDRLPLIIQFAKQLDPTVSYQDLCNALSPKDSHSSLFWLTDPIDGTSGFIKQRSFAIALSLFYKHTPILSVIACPTPRTNSFKVYSAAKGKGLTICHPSHSSSFSLCKDFQPTRKFCEASLSARNHQHLTTHILSKHLPWQPQPVRADSQCKYAWVADNTVDFFIRIPYSPPRAHYRDHAPGIFLIEEAGGLVTDMSGVSLSFSDPSLYLERIPLILASANEHMHSIILETLHKLRYEPIPATSPYETPSPFSKNRQLSALQL from the coding sequence ATGTTCTCCCTTCTTATTGATTGTCAGAAAGCTGCGGAAATAGTCGTCACGCAGGCTATGCTGTTGCTTATGCGCTATCGGAAAGCGCATAAATGGATTCCTTCTTGGAGAAAACCCGATCAAACTTACGTTACTCCCGCAGATTATGCTATCCAATACTATTTTTATCGCAGGCTCACCTCTTTATTCCCACATATCCCTTTGGTAGGAGAGGAAACCTTTAATCCAATAGAGGATCAAGACAGGCTTCCCTTAATTATACAATTTGCAAAACAACTTGATCCAACGGTTTCTTACCAGGATCTCTGTAATGCTCTATCTCCCAAGGATTCCCATTCTTCTTTATTTTGGTTAACGGACCCTATTGATGGCACCTCAGGTTTTATTAAACAGCGCAGCTTTGCTATCGCTCTCTCCCTATTTTATAAACACACTCCTATCCTTTCCGTAATAGCTTGCCCTACACCGAGAACCAACTCTTTCAAAGTTTATTCAGCTGCTAAGGGCAAAGGACTTACTATTTGCCACCCCTCTCACTCTTCTTCTTTCTCTCTCTGTAAAGATTTCCAACCAACCCGCAAATTCTGTGAAGCTTCACTCTCTGCAAGGAACCACCAACATCTAACCACTCACATTTTGAGTAAGCATCTACCATGGCAACCTCAGCCTGTTCGCGCGGACAGTCAATGCAAATATGCTTGGGTTGCAGACAATACGGTAGACTTTTTTATTCGCATTCCCTACTCCCCCCCAAGAGCCCATTACAGAGACCACGCCCCTGGTATCTTTCTTATAGAGGAAGCCGGGGGACTTGTTACGGATATGTCTGGTGTTTCGCTTTCTTTCTCAGATCCTAGCTTATATTTAGAGAGAATCCCCCTGATCCTTGCTTCTGCCAATGAGCACATGCATAGCATCATCTTGGAAACTTTACATAAACTCCGTTACGAGCCTATCCCAGCAACTTCACCTTACGAAACACCATCTCCTTTCTCTAAGAATAGGCAGCTAAGCGCTCTTCAACTATAG
- a CDS encoding inorganic pyrophosphatase, translating to MSKTPLSIVHPWHGPMLTCDDYESLCCYIEITPTDSVKFELDKDSGILKVDRPQKFSNFCPCLYGLLPKTYCGELSGEYSGKQSNRENIKGDGDPLDICVLTEKNITQGNILLQARPIGGIRILDSGEADDKIIAVLEDDLVYGSIEDISDCPGTVLDMIQHYFLTYKATPESLIQGQPAKIEIMGLYGKKEAQKVIRLAHEDYCNLFL from the coding sequence ATGTCTAAAACACCATTATCAATCGTTCATCCTTGGCACGGACCAATGCTAACATGCGATGATTACGAATCTCTTTGTTGTTATATAGAAATCACTCCAACAGACTCTGTCAAATTTGAATTGGATAAAGACTCTGGTATATTGAAAGTCGATCGTCCACAAAAATTTTCGAACTTCTGCCCATGCTTATATGGTCTTTTACCAAAAACATATTGTGGAGAGCTTTCCGGAGAATACAGCGGGAAACAAAGTAATAGAGAGAACATTAAAGGTGATGGAGATCCTCTTGATATTTGCGTATTAACAGAAAAGAATATTACGCAGGGCAACATCTTGCTCCAAGCACGCCCTATTGGAGGGATTCGTATCCTAGATTCTGGAGAAGCTGATGATAAAATTATCGCTGTTTTAGAGGATGATTTGGTCTATGGAAGCATAGAAGATATTTCAGACTGCCCAGGCACTGTTTTGGATATGATCCAACATTATTTCTTAACCTACAAAGCTACTCCAGAGAGTTTAATCCAAGGACAGCCTGCCAAAATCGAGATTATGGGCTTGTATGGGAAAAAAGAAGCTCAAAAAGTGATTCGCTTGGCTCATGAAGATTACTGCAATCTTTTCCTCTAA